One Nomascus leucogenys isolate Asia chromosome 22a, Asia_NLE_v1, whole genome shotgun sequence DNA segment encodes these proteins:
- the C22AH2orf80 gene encoding uncharacterized protein C2orf80 homolog isoform X2, whose product MERRLIKKEVKKLLGDYIGIRLRENEFDPKGRRQLTFLDDMAHYDLAISVALQWLDPSEDLTWLEWEELKMPFHGRPIYPNRREREAMILSSYAGILMVPSVSSLRLSLHPFAMLTAPKAAAYARKQSVKSRKGTTNKNATSISAKEANATEWKSSQRFSDTQPKHKVT is encoded by the exons ATGGAAAGAAGGCTCATAAAGAAGGAAGTGAAAAAGCTCTT GGGAGATTATATTGGCATCAGACTTCGGGAAAATGAATTTGACCCAAAAGGAAGAAGGCAACTCACCTTTCTAGATGATATG GCACACTATGACTTGGCCATCAGTGTTGCTTTGCAATGGCTGGATCCCTCAGAAGACTTAACTTGGCTGGAGTGGGAGGAACT GAAAATGCCATTCCATGGCAGACCCATATATCCAAATCGCAGAGAACGAGAAGCTATGATTTTATCATCTTATGCTGGAATCTTAATG GTTCCCAGTGTTTCGTCTCTCCGCCTCTCCTTGCACCCCTTTGCCATGTTAACAGCACCCAAAGCAGCAGCATACGCCCGCAAACAGA GTGTCAAGTCAAGAAAGggaacaacaaataaaaatgccaCCAGCATCTCTGCAAAGGAAGCAAATGCCACGGAATGGAAATCATCACAAAGGTTTTCAGATACACAGCCAAAGCACAAA GTCACTTAG
- the C22AH2orf80 gene encoding uncharacterized protein C2orf80 homolog isoform X1 — protein MERRLIKKEVKKLLGDYIGIRLRENEFDPKGRRQLTFLDDMAHYDLAISVALQWLDPSEDLTWLEWEELKMPFHGRPIYPNRREREAMILSSYAGILMNSIPIEEVFKIYGADSSADSGTIKVPSVSSLRLSLHPFAMLTAPKAAAYARKQSVKSRKGTTNKNATSISAKEANATEWKSSQRFSDTQPKHKVT, from the exons ATGGAAAGAAGGCTCATAAAGAAGGAAGTGAAAAAGCTCTT GGGAGATTATATTGGCATCAGACTTCGGGAAAATGAATTTGACCCAAAAGGAAGAAGGCAACTCACCTTTCTAGATGATATG GCACACTATGACTTGGCCATCAGTGTTGCTTTGCAATGGCTGGATCCCTCAGAAGACTTAACTTGGCTGGAGTGGGAGGAACT GAAAATGCCATTCCATGGCAGACCCATATATCCAAATCGCAGAGAACGAGAAGCTATGATTTTATCATCTTATGCTGGAATCTTAATG AACAGTATCCCGATTGAGGAAGTCTTTAAAATTTATGGGGCTGATTCTTCTGCCGATTCTGGCACCATCAAG GTTCCCAGTGTTTCGTCTCTCCGCCTCTCCTTGCACCCCTTTGCCATGTTAACAGCACCCAAAGCAGCAGCATACGCCCGCAAACAGA GTGTCAAGTCAAGAAAGggaacaacaaataaaaatgccaCCAGCATCTCTGCAAAGGAAGCAAATGCCACGGAATGGAAATCATCACAAAGGTTTTCAGATACACAGCCAAAGCACAAA GTCACTTAG